In one window of Pagrus major chromosome 12, Pma_NU_1.0 DNA:
- the LOC141005940 gene encoding EKC/KEOPS complex subunit Lage3-like, whose product MAATDGGANGGTGQLEFSLEVPFPSSREADIALRSLSPDREPRKGGISKQLTVSGSKLSVRWSADEARILRVSVNSFLDHLSLVLETMEMFGPPVSQ is encoded by the exons ATGGCGGCAACAGACGGAGGAGCAAACGGTGGGACGGGCCAACTGGAGTT CTCTCTGGAAGTTCCCTTCCCGTCATCTCGTGAGGCCGACATCGCTCTGCGCTCTCTGTCACCGGATCGAGAGCCAAGGAAAGGTGGCATCAGCAAACAGCTCACAGTGTCCGGCAGCAAGCTGTCTGT gaGGTGGAGTGCAGATGAAGCTCGGATCCTCAGAGTCTCTGTGAACTCATTCCTGGATCATCTGTCGCTCGTTCTGGAGACCATGGAGATGTTTGGACCTCCTGTTTCACAGTGA